Proteins found in one Rhodovulum sp. MB263 genomic segment:
- a CDS encoding 4a-hydroxytetrahydrobiopterin dehydratase: MTGKLTEDERRLELSSLFAHGWAKTEGRDAIVKTYEFGDFVSAFGFMTRAALCAEKMDHHPDWTNVYKTVEVTLSTHDAGGLTMKDVELARKMDALA; this comes from the coding sequence ATGACCGGAAAACTGACCGAGGACGAACGCAGGCTCGAACTGTCGTCGCTGTTCGCCCATGGCTGGGCCAAGACCGAAGGCCGCGACGCCATCGTCAAGACCTATGAATTCGGCGACTTCGTCTCGGCCTTCGGCTTCATGACCCGTGCCGCGCTCTGCGCCGAGAAGATGGATCACCATCCCGACTGGACGAATGTCTACAAGACCGTCGAGGTCACGCTCTCGACCCATGATGCCGGCGGGCTGACGATGAAGGATGTCGAACTGGCGCGGAAGATGGATGCGCTGGCCTGA
- a CDS encoding GNAT family N-acetyltransferase: protein MRADHVEAEQVEIAVLRSIDRIGATEWDACACPEAADGGRPKDPFTTHRFLAALEDSGSVGAGTGWQPHHLVARDESGIFAVAPLYAKSHSQGEYIFDHGWADGYERAGGRYYPKLQIAVPFTPATGRRFLTRPGQEMRGRAALLEGAVRLAAENDLSSAHVTFCTEAEAESGREMGLLHRVTQQFHWENRGYPDFETFLATLSSRKRKNIRKERATARTFGGTIRALSGDEIRPGHWDAFWRFYQDTGARKWGRPYLTRACFDRLHETMRDDMLLVLAERDGRPVAGALNFIGRSRLYGRYWGCVEDHPCLHFELCYYRAIDFAIAHGLDTVEAGAQGMHKLSRGYLPMPTHSLHWIADPGLRAAVDHFLRAEREAVAEEIEVITAYGPFRKTAKDQEEEQE, encoded by the coding sequence ATGCGCGCGGATCACGTCGAGGCAGAGCAGGTCGAAATCGCGGTACTGAGATCGATCGACCGGATCGGGGCAACCGAATGGGATGCCTGTGCCTGCCCCGAGGCGGCCGATGGCGGGCGCCCGAAAGACCCGTTCACCACCCACCGCTTTCTCGCCGCGCTCGAAGACAGCGGCTCGGTCGGGGCCGGCACCGGCTGGCAGCCGCATCATCTGGTGGCCCGCGACGAAAGCGGCATCTTCGCCGTCGCCCCGCTTTATGCCAAGTCGCACAGCCAGGGCGAATATATCTTCGACCATGGCTGGGCCGATGGCTACGAGCGCGCGGGCGGGCGCTATTATCCCAAGCTGCAGATCGCGGTGCCTTTCACCCCGGCCACCGGCCGCCGCTTCCTGACCCGCCCGGGGCAGGAGATGCGCGGGCGGGCGGCCCTGCTCGAAGGCGCGGTGCGGCTCGCCGCCGAAAACGATCTCTCTTCGGCCCATGTCACCTTCTGCACCGAGGCCGAGGCTGAGTCGGGCCGCGAGATGGGGCTCTTGCACCGCGTCACCCAGCAGTTCCACTGGGAAAACCGCGGCTATCCCGATTTCGAGACCTTCCTCGCCACGCTGTCCTCGCGCAAGCGCAAGAACATCCGCAAGGAACGCGCCACCGCCCGGACCTTCGGCGGCACCATCCGGGCGCTGAGCGGCGACGAAATCCGGCCCGGCCACTGGGACGCCTTCTGGCGCTTCTACCAGGATACCGGCGCGCGCAAATGGGGCAGGCCCTACCTGACCCGCGCCTGCTTCGACCGGCTGCACGAGACCATGCGCGACGACATGCTGCTGGTGCTGGCCGAGCGCGACGGCCGCCCCGTAGCGGGGGCTCTGAACTTCATCGGCCGGTCGCGGCTTTACGGGCGCTACTGGGGCTGCGTCGAGGACCATCCCTGCCTGCATTTCGAGCTGTGCTATTATCGCGCCATCGACTTTGCCATCGCCCATGGGCTCGACACCGTCGAGGCCGGCGCGCAGGGCATGCACAAGCTCTCGCGCGGGTATCTGCCGATGCCCACGCATTCGCTGCACTGGATCGCCGATCCGGGGCTCCGCGCCGCCGTCGATCATTTCCTGCGGGCCGAGCGCGAGGCCGTGGCCGAAGAGATCGAGGTGATCACCGCCTACGGGCCGTTCCGCAAGACCGCGAAAGACCAGGAGGAGGAACAGGAATGA
- a CDS encoding glycerophosphodiester phosphodiesterase family protein encodes MNPLPPAFLTAPLAHRALHDRSAGRPENSVEAVRAAIAGGYGIEIDIQPSADGVPMVFHDYDLARLTGEAGPVAGRSAAELGAIPLRGGNFGIPTLAQILEEVAGRVPLLIEIKDQDGAMGAAVGPLERAVARVLRGYDGPVALMSFNPHSVAVLAEAAPERPRGLTTCAYEAKDWPSLHAPVRETLREIPDYDRVGASFISHLWRDLARPRVAELRAGGAAILCWTVRSPAEERIARSVAANVTFEGYAATRPA; translated from the coding sequence ATGAACCCGCTGCCCCCGGCCTTCCTGACGGCCCCCCTCGCCCATCGCGCGCTGCATGACCGCAGCGCCGGGCGACCCGAGAACTCGGTCGAGGCGGTCCGCGCCGCCATTGCCGGGGGCTACGGCATCGAGATCGACATCCAGCCCTCGGCCGACGGCGTGCCGATGGTGTTTCACGATTACGACCTCGCCCGGCTGACGGGCGAGGCCGGCCCGGTCGCGGGCCGGAGCGCCGCCGAGCTGGGCGCGATCCCGCTGAGGGGCGGCAACTTCGGCATCCCGACGCTCGCGCAGATCCTCGAAGAGGTCGCGGGCCGGGTGCCGCTGCTGATCGAGATCAAGGATCAGGACGGGGCGATGGGCGCCGCCGTCGGCCCGCTGGAACGGGCGGTGGCCAGGGTGCTCAGGGGCTATGACGGCCCGGTCGCGCTGATGTCCTTCAACCCGCACAGCGTGGCCGTTCTGGCCGAGGCCGCACCCGAGCGGCCGCGTGGCCTGACCACCTGCGCCTACGAGGCCAAGGACTGGCCGAGCCTGCATGCGCCGGTGCGCGAGACCCTGCGCGAGATCCCCGATTACGACCGGGTCGGCGCCTCGTTCATCTCGCATCTGTGGCGCGATCTGGCCCGGCCCCGGGTGGCCGAGCTCAGGGCCGGTGGCGCCGCGATCCTGTGCTGGACGGTGCGCAGCCCGGCCGAGGAGCGTATCGCCCGCAGCGTCGCCGCGAATGTCACCTTCGAGGGCTATGCCGCAACCCGGCCCGCTTGA
- a CDS encoding RidA family protein, producing MSGKYEARLAELGVTLPDAPAPAANYVPYVISGNLVFVSGQVSAADGALILGKLGADLDVGAGAAAARACAISLLAQLRAACGGDLDRLVRVVKLTGFVNSTPEFGDQPKVINGASDFLVEALGDAGRHSRSAVSAASLPFGVAVEIEGIFEIA from the coding sequence ATGAGCGGCAAATACGAGGCCAGACTGGCCGAGCTTGGCGTGACCCTGCCCGACGCCCCTGCCCCTGCGGCAAATTATGTGCCCTATGTGATTTCGGGCAATCTCGTCTTCGTTTCGGGCCAGGTTTCAGCGGCGGATGGCGCGCTGATTCTGGGCAAGCTCGGGGCCGATCTCGACGTCGGGGCCGGTGCCGCGGCAGCCCGGGCCTGCGCGATCTCGCTGCTGGCCCAGCTTCGGGCGGCCTGCGGCGGCGATCTCGACCGGCTGGTCCGTGTCGTCAAGCTGACCGGCTTCGTGAATTCGACGCCCGAATTCGGCGATCAGCCCAAGGTAATCAACGGCGCGTCGGACTTTCTCGTCGAGGCCCTGGGCGATGCCGGACGGCATTCGCGCTCGGCGGTCAGCGCGGCCTCGCTGCCCTTCGGCGTCGCGGTCGAGATCGAAGGCATCTTCGAGATCGCATGA
- a CDS encoding VacJ family lipoprotein, translated as MSSLRKATLWTGRLAVLSSFILLTACARPEAPGTIRDPYEARNRQIHEANKALDRGVFRPVSTAYGQSVPHPVRSGVSNFASNLSLPGAVINSLLQFRPGDAAQNTTRFLINTTIGLGGIFDPASRMGATKVNTDFGETLYVWGMREGAYVEFPVLGPMTERAMIGRAVDFAMNPLRPLANSEERNVMAGTGVLRGANARYENSDLVDSVLYDSADSYAQSRQIYLDSRRHKLNRNQETEYFDPYEDPYADPNAE; from the coding sequence GTGTCGTCTTTGCGGAAAGCCACCCTGTGGACGGGCCGTCTCGCGGTTCTTTCCTCATTTATTCTTCTGACCGCCTGTGCGCGCCCCGAGGCGCCCGGGACGATCCGCGATCCCTATGAGGCGCGCAACCGCCAGATTCACGAGGCGAACAAGGCGCTCGACCGTGGTGTGTTCCGGCCGGTCTCGACCGCCTATGGCCAATCCGTGCCGCACCCGGTCCGGAGCGGTGTCAGCAATTTCGCCTCGAACCTGTCGCTGCCCGGCGCCGTGATCAACAGCCTGTTGCAGTTCCGCCCGGGCGACGCGGCGCAGAACACCACGCGGTTCCTGATCAATACCACCATCGGTCTGGGCGGGATCTTCGATCCGGCCTCGCGGATGGGGGCGACCAAGGTCAATACCGATTTCGGCGAAACGCTTTATGTCTGGGGCATGCGCGAAGGCGCCTATGTCGAGTTCCCGGTGCTCGGCCCGATGACGGAACGGGCGATGATCGGCCGTGCCGTCGACTTCGCGATGAACCCGCTCAGGCCGCTGGCCAATTCCGAAGAACGCAACGTGATGGCGGGCACCGGTGTGCTGCGCGGCGCAAATGCACGTTATGAAAACTCGGATCTCGTAGATTCGGTCCTATATGACAGCGCGGACAGCTACGCCCAGTCGCGCCAGATCTATCTGGATTCCCGGCGGCACAAGCTGAACCGTAACCAAGAGACCGAGTATTTCGACCCCTACGAGGACCCCTATGCAGATCCCAACGCCGAGTAA
- a CDS encoding phospholipid-binding protein MlaC, with the protein MTGLAAGAALTVTGLTSGRALALTTGEASQLIDRVIGDINRVINSGKSEAQMFPEFERIFSRYADVPVIARSVLGVAARQASQSELNAFTQAFQGYIARKYGRRFREFIGGEIKVNEARQVKNFYEVKTTALLRGRSPVEVVFLVSDRSGKDKFFNIFIEGVNMLASERTEIGAMLDKRRGDIGALTRDLASAG; encoded by the coding sequence ATGACCGGTCTGGCTGCCGGGGCTGCTCTGACCGTGACCGGCCTGACATCCGGACGCGCGCTTGCGCTGACCACCGGCGAGGCGTCGCAGCTGATCGACCGCGTGATCGGCGATATCAATCGCGTGATCAATTCCGGCAAGTCCGAAGCCCAGATGTTCCCGGAATTCGAACGTATCTTTTCGCGCTATGCCGATGTGCCGGTGATTGCCCGTTCCGTGCTGGGCGTGGCGGCCCGGCAGGCCAGCCAGTCGGAGCTGAACGCCTTCACCCAGGCCTTCCAGGGCTATATCGCCCGCAAATACGGCCGTCGTTTCCGCGAGTTCATCGGCGGCGAGATCAAGGTGAACGAGGCCCGCCAGGTGAAGAACTTCTACGAGGTGAAAACGACCGCGCTGCTGCGCGGCCGGTCGCCGGTCGAGGTCGTCTTCCTGGTCTCCGACCGTTCGGGCAAGGACAAGTTCTTCAACATCTTCATCGAAGGCGTGAACATGCTGGCCAGCGAGCGGACCGAGATCGGCGCCATGCTGGACAAGCGGCGCGGCGATATCGGTGCGCTGACCCGCGACCTGGCTTCGGCGGGCTGA
- a CDS encoding transglycosylase domain-containing protein: MGSTGRRPPPLVADRRYPKKTKRKPQQPRSRKPRSRNGSGGGRRGGAGRGNPILRAIRAFFRGLFRSLLGTGIRLAVLGALALGCAVFYFYQQLPEMTALLDGRNRGSVTLLDRDGKVFAWRGEQFGGQITATTVAPVLKNAVVATEDRRFYGHFGLSPRGIASAIRINLSEGRGPLSGNGGSTITQQTAKLLCLGVPYDSTTWKNETAYEADCRRTTLGRKVKEALYAMAMEAKYTKDEILTIYLNRAYLGAGTRGFEAAAQRYFGKSANQVNISEAAMLAGLLKAPTTYAPTNNLKRSRDRANLIVGLMQEQGYITPKQAALARANPAQLSEAAEARAGGYFADWVMGAGPDFLTRDTTEDVIIRTTFDPRIQKAAESALKEVFETKVKEGSKAEAAIIVMSADGAVRAMVGGRQTAIGGFNRATMALRQTGSAFKPFVYAAALDLGYTPNATVVDEPYTINVPGSGPYSPENYDRRFRGRVTLTEGLQHSLNIPAVKVSEAVGRENVRRIAHDFGLQADLAEGPALALGASESTLINMTGAYAGILNGGSSVTPYGLTELKLKGDREPLMGQEGGMGERVISERAARSLVYMMWRAVEAGTGHRAKLADRQVAGKTGTTSAARDAWFIGFSADYVAGVWMGYDDNTPLRGVTGGGLPAEIWHETMQRVEDGVPPHPLPMLVPEEPSSAVAARGDSDQGGNVAENILRSVLGAFTGRN; encoded by the coding sequence ATGGGCAGCACGGGACGCAGGCCGCCGCCCCTGGTGGCGGATCGGCGCTATCCGAAGAAGACGAAACGCAAGCCGCAGCAGCCGCGCAGCCGCAAGCCCCGATCCCGCAATGGCAGCGGGGGCGGGCGGCGCGGCGGGGCCGGGCGCGGCAATCCGATCCTGCGCGCAATCCGGGCCTTCTTTCGCGGACTGTTCCGCTCGCTCCTCGGGACCGGGATCCGGCTTGCGGTTCTGGGCGCGCTCGCGCTTGGCTGCGCGGTCTTCTATTTCTACCAGCAACTGCCCGAGATGACGGCACTTCTGGACGGGCGCAACCGCGGCTCGGTGACCCTGCTCGACCGCGACGGCAAGGTCTTCGCCTGGCGCGGCGAGCAGTTCGGCGGCCAGATCACCGCCACGACCGTCGCCCCGGTGCTGAAGAATGCCGTGGTCGCAACCGAGGACCGGCGCTTCTACGGCCATTTCGGCCTCAGCCCGCGCGGCATCGCCAGCGCGATCCGCATCAACCTCTCCGAGGGCCGCGGCCCGCTTTCGGGCAATGGCGGCTCGACCATCACCCAGCAGACCGCCAAGCTGCTCTGTCTCGGCGTGCCCTATGATTCGACGACCTGGAAGAACGAGACCGCCTACGAGGCCGACTGCCGCCGCACCACGCTGGGGCGGAAGGTCAAGGAGGCGCTCTATGCAATGGCGATGGAGGCCAAGTATACCAAGGACGAGATCCTGACGATCTACCTCAACCGCGCCTATCTGGGCGCGGGCACCCGCGGCTTCGAGGCCGCCGCCCAGCGCTATTTCGGCAAATCCGCGAACCAGGTGAACATCTCCGAGGCGGCGATGCTGGCGGGGCTGTTGAAGGCGCCCACCACCTATGCCCCGACCAACAACCTCAAGCGCTCGCGCGACCGGGCCAATCTCATCGTCGGCCTGATGCAGGAGCAGGGCTATATCACGCCCAAGCAGGCGGCCCTTGCCAGGGCCAACCCGGCGCAGCTCTCCGAAGCCGCCGAAGCCCGCGCGGGCGGATATTTCGCCGACTGGGTGATGGGGGCGGGACCCGACTTCCTGACCCGCGACACCACCGAGGATGTCATCATCCGCACCACTTTCGACCCGCGCATCCAGAAAGCCGCCGAGAGCGCGCTGAAGGAGGTGTTCGAGACCAAGGTCAAGGAGGGCTCGAAGGCCGAGGCGGCCATCATCGTGATGTCGGCCGACGGCGCGGTCCGTGCCATGGTCGGCGGCCGCCAGACGGCGATCGGCGGGTTCAACCGGGCAACGATGGCGCTCCGGCAGACCGGGTCGGCCTTCAAGCCCTTCGTCTATGCCGCCGCGCTCGATCTCGGCTACACGCCCAATGCGACCGTGGTGGACGAGCCCTATACCATCAACGTGCCGGGTTCGGGGCCCTATTCACCCGAAAACTACGACCGCCGCTTCCGCGGCCGGGTGACCCTGACCGAGGGGTTGCAGCATTCGCTGAACATTCCGGCGGTCAAGGTTTCCGAGGCCGTGGGCCGCGAGAACGTGCGCCGGATCGCGCATGATTTCGGGCTGCAGGCCGATCTGGCCGAAGGGCCGGCCCTGGCATTGGGCGCCTCGGAATCGACGCTGATCAACATGACCGGCGCCTATGCGGGCATCCTCAACGGCGGCTCGAGCGTCACCCCCTACGGGTTGACCGAACTGAAGCTGAAAGGCGACCGCGAGCCGCTGATGGGCCAGGAGGGCGGCATGGGCGAGCGGGTGATCTCGGAGCGCGCGGCCCGCAGCCTTGTCTACATGATGTGGCGCGCCGTCGAGGCGGGGACCGGACACCGCGCCAAGCTGGCCGACCGGCAGGTCGCGGGCAAGACCGGCACCACCTCGGCCGCCCGCGACGCCTGGTTCATCGGTTTTTCGGCCGATTACGTGGCCGGGGTCTGGATGGGCTATGACGACAACACCCCGTTGCGGGGCGTGACCGGAGGCGGGCTTCCGGCCGAGATCTGGCACGAGACCATGCAGCGCGTCGAGGACGGCGTGCCGCCGCATCCCCTGCCGATGCTGGTCCCGGAAGAGCCGTCTTCGGCGGTCGCAGCAAGGGGCGACAGCGATCAGGGCGGCAATGTCGCCGAGAACATCCTGCGCAGCGTGCTGGGCGCCTTCACCGGGCGCAACTGA
- a CDS encoding P-II family nitrogen regulator yields the protein MKLIIAAIKPFKLEEVREALTAIGVRGMMVTEIKGFGSQSGHTEIYRGAEYAVNFVPKVKLEIVVTSAMADQVVETIAKTAKTDKIGDGKIFVLDVNQAVRVRTGETNEDAV from the coding sequence GTGAAACTCATCATTGCTGCAATCAAGCCGTTCAAGCTGGAGGAGGTGAGGGAAGCTCTCACCGCAATCGGCGTGCGCGGCATGATGGTGACCGAGATAAAGGGGTTCGGATCGCAGTCCGGACATACCGAGATCTATCGCGGTGCGGAATATGCCGTGAATTTCGTTCCCAAGGTGAAGCTCGAAATCGTGGTGACCTCGGCCATGGCCGATCAGGTCGTCGAGACCATCGCCAAGACCGCCAAGACCGACAAGATCGGCGACGGCAAGATCTTCGTTCTGGACGTGAACCAGGCGGTGCGGGTCCGGACCGGAGAAACCAACGAAGACGCGGTGTGA
- a CDS encoding ammonium transporter, with product MANIKHILGLSALTATAAALPALAQEVAEAAPIMDKGDTAWMMTATILVLFMTMPGIALFYGGLVRQKNMLSVLMQSTLIAGMMMVIWVFWGYSFAFGGGTSPFWGGFGKLFLSGVTVDSTAATFTDGVVIPEYVFIAFQMTFAVITPALIVGAFAERMKFSAVLLFVALWTTFCYFPIAHMVWDGAGLLYNLGALDFAGGTVVHINAGIAALVGAILIGPRIGLGKENMAPHSMTLTMVGASMLWIGWFGFNAGSNLEANAFTGLPFINTFVATAAAILSWSAVEGLTRGKASMLGAASGMVAGLVAITPACGQLGPVGAIILGFAVSPICYFFVSTVKTKFGYDDSLDVFGVHGVGGIVGALGTGLLGSEALGGQGFAEGVGTIGQTIIQAEAVLVTIVWCAVVSLIAYKIVDMIVGLRVDTDSERQGLDLTSHGEAAYHS from the coding sequence ATGGCGAATATCAAACATATTCTCGGCCTTTCGGCGCTGACCGCGACGGCCGCGGCGCTTCCGGCGCTGGCTCAGGAGGTCGCCGAGGCCGCACCGATCATGGACAAGGGCGACACCGCCTGGATGATGACTGCGACCATCCTCGTCCTGTTCATGACCATGCCGGGCATCGCGCTGTTCTACGGCGGCCTCGTGCGCCAGAAGAACATGCTGTCGGTACTGATGCAGAGCACGCTGATCGCCGGCATGATGATGGTGATCTGGGTGTTCTGGGGCTATTCCTTCGCCTTCGGCGGCGGCACCTCGCCGTTCTGGGGCGGCTTCGGCAAGCTGTTCCTGTCGGGCGTCACCGTCGATTCGACTGCCGCGACCTTCACCGATGGCGTCGTCATCCCCGAATATGTCTTCATCGCGTTCCAGATGACCTTCGCCGTCATCACGCCCGCGCTGATCGTCGGTGCCTTCGCGGAACGCATGAAATTCTCGGCCGTGCTGCTGTTCGTCGCTCTGTGGACGACCTTCTGCTATTTCCCGATCGCCCACATGGTCTGGGACGGCGCGGGCCTCTTGTACAACCTCGGCGCTCTCGATTTCGCGGGCGGCACCGTGGTGCACATCAATGCCGGTATCGCGGCCCTGGTCGGCGCGATCCTGATCGGGCCGCGCATCGGCCTCGGCAAGGAAAACATGGCGCCCCATTCGATGACCCTGACCATGGTCGGTGCCTCGATGCTGTGGATCGGCTGGTTCGGCTTCAATGCCGGGTCGAATCTCGAAGCCAATGCCTTCACCGGCCTGCCCTTCATCAACACTTTCGTGGCGACCGCCGCCGCCATCCTGTCCTGGTCCGCCGTCGAGGGCCTGACCCGCGGCAAGGCCTCGATGCTGGGGGCCGCCTCGGGCATGGTCGCGGGCCTCGTCGCCATTACGCCCGCCTGTGGCCAGCTCGGCCCGGTCGGCGCCATCATCCTCGGCTTCGCCGTGTCGCCGATCTGCTACTTCTTCGTGTCGACTGTGAAGACCAAGTTCGGCTATGACGACAGCCTCGACGTCTTCGGCGTGCATGGCGTGGGCGGTATCGTCGGTGCCCTGGGCACCGGTCTGCTGGGCAGCGAGGCGCTGGGCGGCCAGGGCTTTGCCGAGGGTGTCGGCACGATCGGCCAGACCATCATCCAGGCCGAGGCCGTGCTCGTGACCATCGTCTGGTGCGCCGTCGTCTCGCTGATCGCCTACAAGATCGTCGACATGATCGTGGGCCTGCGGGTCGATACCGACAGCGAACGTCAGGGCCTCGATCTCACCAGCCACGGCGAGGCGGCCTATCACAGCTGA
- a CDS encoding amino acid aminotransferase, protein MLTRLSPQSPDKIIGLMQQFRADPRAEKIDLGVGVYRDAQGRTPVMRAVKAAEETLWRTQDSKAYVGIEGDPAFLDAIRTLVLGEALPADRVAAVATPGGTGAVRQALELVRLADRKARVFIPAPSWPNHAAIVNFLGLGEAAYRYYDAEAHALDITGLLADLETTGPGDVVILHGCCHNPTGAELTPADWAAIAEILGRTGALPLVDLAYLGFGDGLEADAAGLRLLAGALPEMLISVSCSKNFGLYRERVGAVLALTPDQTARDLVRGNLSNLNRQNFAFPPDHGARVVTAILGDAALRADWAAELETMRSRIDTLRRTLADRLRETSGSDRFAFLAGQKGLFSLIGATPDQVAMMRETHGVYVIGDGRINLAGLSETNIPKVAGAMLAAGL, encoded by the coding sequence ATGCTGACCCGCCTTTCTCCGCAAAGCCCCGACAAGATCATCGGGCTGATGCAGCAGTTCCGCGCCGATCCGCGCGCCGAGAAGATCGACCTTGGCGTCGGCGTCTATCGCGATGCCCAGGGCCGGACCCCGGTGATGCGGGCGGTCAAGGCCGCCGAGGAAACCCTGTGGCGGACCCAGGACAGCAAGGCCTATGTGGGCATCGAGGGCGATCCGGCCTTTCTCGACGCGATCCGGACGCTGGTCCTGGGCGAGGCCCTGCCTGCGGACCGCGTCGCCGCGGTGGCGACGCCGGGCGGCACCGGCGCGGTGCGGCAGGCGCTGGAGCTGGTGCGCCTCGCCGATCGCAAGGCGCGGGTCTTCATCCCGGCGCCCTCCTGGCCCAACCATGCCGCCATCGTCAATTTCCTGGGGCTCGGCGAGGCGGCCTACCGCTATTACGATGCCGAGGCCCATGCGCTCGACATCACGGGCCTGCTGGCCGATCTCGAGACCACCGGCCCGGGCGATGTGGTGATCCTGCATGGCTGCTGCCACAACCCCACCGGGGCCGAGCTGACGCCGGCGGACTGGGCCGCGATTGCCGAGATCCTCGGCCGCACCGGCGCGCTGCCGCTGGTCGATCTGGCCTATCTGGGCTTCGGGGACGGGCTAGAGGCCGATGCCGCCGGGCTGCGGCTGCTGGCAGGGGCCCTGCCCGAGATGCTGATCTCGGTCAGCTGCTCGAAGAATTTCGGGCTGTACCGCGAACGCGTGGGAGCGGTACTGGCGCTGACGCCCGATCAGACGGCGCGCGATCTGGTGCGGGGGAACCTCTCGAACCTCAACCGCCAGAATTTCGCTTTCCCCCCCGATCACGGCGCCCGCGTGGTGACCGCGATCCTCGGCGATGCCGCTTTGCGGGCCGACTGGGCGGCCGAGCTCGAGACCATGCGCAGCCGGATCGACACCCTGCGCCGGACGCTGGCCGACAGGTTGCGCGAAACCAGCGGGTCGGACCGCTTTGCCTTCCTTGCCGGTCAGAAGGGGCTGTTCTCGCTGATCGGTGCGACCCCTGATCAGGTCGCAATGATGCGCGAGACCCATGGCGTCTATGTGATCGGCGACGGGCGGATCAACCTCGCCGGACTGTCGGAAACCAACATCCCGAAAGTCGCCGGGGCGATGCTGGCCGCCGGGCTCTGA
- the sseA gene encoding 3-mercaptopyruvate sulfurtransferase encodes MSYDDPKTLVSTDWLAAHLNDPDLRILDASWYLPGSGRDPRAEYQEAHIPGARFFDIDEISDQRSDLPHMVPPPEKFISRMRAMGVGDGHQVVVYDGAGLFSAARVWWTFRLMGKTDIAVLDGGLPKWRAEERPVEDMPPVVRDRHMTVQRQAGLVKDVTQVAAASKLGDYEIIDARGPSRFEGTDPEPRPGLRPGHIPGSKNVPFASLLNADGTMKSPEALRAVFEAAGVDLRKPVITSCGSGVTAAILSLALEVIGHRTHSLYDGSWSEWGMYGDLPVETGPARC; translated from the coding sequence ATGAGCTACGACGATCCGAAAACGCTGGTCTCGACCGACTGGCTTGCGGCGCATCTGAACGATCCCGATCTCAGGATCCTCGATGCCTCCTGGTATCTTCCCGGCTCGGGCCGCGATCCTCGTGCCGAGTATCAGGAGGCCCATATCCCCGGCGCGCGCTTCTTCGATATCGACGAGATTTCCGACCAGCGCTCGGACCTGCCGCATATGGTGCCGCCGCCCGAGAAGTTCATCAGCCGGATGCGCGCCATGGGCGTGGGCGATGGCCATCAGGTCGTGGTCTATGACGGCGCCGGGCTGTTCTCTGCCGCCCGGGTCTGGTGGACCTTCCGGCTGATGGGCAAGACCGACATCGCGGTGCTGGACGGGGGCCTGCCGAAATGGCGGGCCGAGGAGCGCCCGGTCGAGGACATGCCGCCGGTCGTGCGCGACCGCCACATGACGGTGCAGCGCCAGGCCGGGCTGGTCAAGGACGTGACCCAGGTCGCCGCCGCCTCGAAGCTCGGCGATTACGAGATCATCGATGCCCGCGGGCCCTCGCGCTTCGAGGGGACCGATCCCGAGCCGCGGCCGGGGCTGCGCCCGGGCCATATTCCGGGCTCGAAGAACGTCCCCTTCGCCAGCTTGCTGAATGCCGATGGCACGATGAAAAGCCCCGAGGCACTGCGTGCGGTCTTCGAGGCCGCCGGGGTGGACCTGCGAAAGCCGGTCATCACCTCCTGCGGCTCGGGCGTGACCGCCGCCATCCTCAGCCTCGCGCTCGAGGTGATCGGGCATCGCACCCATTCGCTCTATGACGGCTCGTGGTCGGAATGGGGCATGTATGGCGATCTTCCGGTCGAGACGGGACCTGCACGATGCTGA
- the smpB gene encoding SsrA-binding protein SmpB codes for MAKAKTDPNYKVIAENRRARYDYAIEDDLECGIVLQGSEVKSLRENGANIAESYASVEDGELWLVNGYVPPFEQARTWGHEERRKRKLLVSRKDLARLWSDTQRKGFTLVPLVLYFNHKGLVKLKIGIAKGKKTQDKRETEAKRDWQRQKARLLKDHG; via the coding sequence ATGGCCAAAGCGAAGACAGATCCGAATTACAAGGTGATCGCCGAGAACCGGCGGGCCCGCTACGATTACGCCATCGAGGACGACCTCGAATGCGGGATCGTGCTGCAGGGTTCCGAGGTCAAGTCGCTGCGCGAGAACGGCGCCAACATCGCCGAGAGCTATGCCTCGGTCGAGGATGGCGAGCTGTGGCTGGTCAACGGCTATGTCCCGCCTTTCGAGCAGGCCCGGACCTGGGGCCATGAGGAACGCCGCAAGCGCAAGCTTCTGGTCAGCCGCAAGGATCTGGCCAGGCTCTGGTCCGATACCCAGCGCAAGGGGTTCACGCTGGTGCCGCTGGTGCTGTATTTCAACCACAAGGGGCTGGTGAAGCTGAAGATCGGCATCGCCAAGGGCAAGAAGACCCAGGACAAGCGCGAGACCGAGGCCAAGCGCGACTGGCAGCGGCAGAAGGCCCGGCTTTTGAAGGATCACGGCTGA